CCTGGCATTACAAACTTAAAACAAGCAAGGGTGATGGCGTGGCTGTTGGCGTAGCGGTGGGAATGGGATTTGCCTTTGGCCTTCTCGGTGCCGCGTTCATATCTGCTACAGACTTCATGGTTAAAGGAAATTTGCAATCGAATATGGTAGTGAAAGGCGGCTTTATTTATGTTGCAGATAAAAAGCACATTGTAAAACTGGGCCCAACCGGTGAGGCTGTTTGGAAACAGGACTTACCCAAGGAAATGGCCAGCCAGTCTATTGTCAACCTTCACAAAGGTGTGGTAACGGTTGTGAACACGAGCCTGGCATACGATAATTATGGCAACCCGAAAAGGTCAGGAACTCCCATGATTGCCGCTTTTGATGAGTATGATGGGGCGCAACGTTTTCTCAAACCTGTTGAATGCGGAGATGAAGCTATTCTCGATGTATTGATGGAAGGAAACACTTGTCGATTACTTACCGGAACCGCTGTCATCCGCTATAATATGTCAAACGGATTATGGGCATACGAACGAAAGTTACCGGTAGAATATGTAAACAGACAAGCTTCTTTCGCTAGTGATGACCTGTTTGATTTTTCCGATAATCGTTTTTTTCCGGTGAACAGTCACCCCAGATTTTCGCACATGGTAAGATTAGATGATGGTCAGTTCCTGATGCTGGACGAGGATGATGAACTGATTGATCGTGTGTCAGAGAATCAAAGCTGTACGAAATTAGACAGCTTCAATAATTATCATCTCCTTGCTGGTGGAGAGGTCATCTACCTTGCGGATGGCGATCTTCAGTTGATTACCACACTGCCCAAAGGCTTCAATGCGTTTTTTACTGAACATGGCTTTATGGTTGTCGCAGAGGATGGAGTGTACGATATCCGGTGGGAGGAAAACCCATCACTTTTGGCTAATTAACATCAATACCATTGCACTATGCTAAAAAAGCTCATCTTTTTTCTCGTGCTCAATGCGATTGCAATAAACCAATTCGTGGTGAAAGCTCAGCCCATAGGTGAACCGGTTGAAGCCGGATATGTGGTAGAAACAGTTGAGCCCATTCACGGCTTGAAATACGATTTCCCGGGAAATCTCGTGGAAGTGTTGTCAGTGCCTGAAAAACAAATGATTCTCGTAAAGTCAATAGAGGCCTATAACAAATGGAGCGAGCCTCAAGGTTGCAGTTTGACTGCATACCGCGTTTCAGACGGGAACAGGCTTTGGGGGCTGAACATTCAAGACCATCACACATCATTGCAGGTTGAGGGAGGTTTTCTTGTTGTGGAGGGTTCAAAGTTTTGTGGGTGGCATGATCTTGAAACGGGTAAAGAATTGTGGTCCACCAAAACACGATTCATCCATTTCGATAGGGAAAACAACGTAGGGGTGGGGTTTCACAAATTAGCCGACGGTAATTTAGGCCAAAAAACAAGAGCTGTTGATTTAAATGACGGCTCAGAAATCTGGAGAGCACCGGTGTTTTTCGGTCAGGAGTTTGAAGACCTGCATATTTACGGAGATAGCGTAATGGTGTTTAGGTCCATGCATGCCTTGCATCGCGTTCGTTTTGAGGATGGTGATACCTGGGATTACAAGCTGAAAACAAAAAAGGCTGATGGTGCTGCAATCGGAGCATCCATCGGCGCCGGAATACTCTTTGGACTTTTGGGAGTGATGGTTGTGCCTGACCCGGACGGATATACCAAGCAGAGATTACAGTCTAACATGGTGGTGAACAATGAGTTTATTTACGCAGCCGATAAAAAACACATTGCCAAAATTGGCCCGGACGGCAGGCAGGTCTGGACGCAATCACTTCCAAAAGAAATGGGAAGCCAATCATTGCTCTCGGTCTATCAGGGATTGGTGTCGTTGGTGAACACCGGTTTGGGCTATGATTCGTATGGCCACCCCATGAGAACGGGCGTTCCAACCATCGCAGCCTTTGATGAGTACGACGGAGCTCCCAGATTTTTAAAACCTATTGAGTGCGGAGGAGAACATATTCTGGATCTCCACATCAGTGGCAAAGAGGCCAGAATGCTCACGCGAAACAGTGTTATTCGCTACAACCTATCCAATGGCATTTGGGCTTACACCCGCATGTTTGCTGGCGCCGAAGGTAATCAGGATGCGTTTTTTGTTTACGAGGAGTTGTACGACTTTTCCAATGAGCAGTTCTTTCCTGTGAGTCAGCATCCAAGGTTTTCACATGTCATTGGCGTTGATAGCGGAGATATTTTAATCATGGATGATGAAGACGAACTGATTGATCGAATTCCGCTGGAACAGGCGTATCGACTGATGGATTCATACAATGGTATGCACATCTTTACAGATGGTAATGCACATTACCTGGCTGACAATAAGCTAACAATGATTGCTGAATTACCCAATGGCAATGCTGCGTTTTTTACCGACCAAGGCATCATGGTTGTGGCTCTTGAGGGGGTTTATGATATCCGGTGGGAGGATAACCCATCATTGCTCGTAAACTGAGCAAAATTTTAGATTTTTACAGTTTGGTGAGAACAGTATTCAGTTTACTTTTTCTCCAGAATATACATATTCGCGAGATCTCCTGTTATGATTTCACCTTCTGTATCGAGTTGAAGAAGCGATGTTTCACCAACTTTGTATTTGGTGGAACCGTGTCGTTCTTCGAGCGTAATGGCGCCTCCCGCGTCATCCCATTCAAAAGAACCTCGCTGTTCTATGAGTTGGGAATCGCCTTTCCCGAGATATTTGAGAAACCGCTCGTAGGTGTCATTTTCGTGGAGAACGAGTGTCATTTCAATACCTTCACAATCAGCGCAAGGCACAGTGCCCTGGTAAACCCCCCAGTAATCAAGCGAATTGCGGGAGTTGTGGGCCGGATCGGGCCTGTCAGAAACCGAGAAATGCCTCACACTTGGCTCTGAGGGCTCAATCCCACAACCTACCAAAAGAATCATGAACACAAAGGCAGAAAATCTCATAACATAGTTTTTGCCCGAAGTTAGTAAAAGTTACGGGCTTTTCAATTGACCAAACACCTGTACGCAATTATGATCATAGCTTTTGTGTGGGGCTATGGATACTCCCACAGCGTCGGTGTCAGGATGAAAAATGTTTTTTCGGTGCCCCACGCCTGGAATGCCCTCATCAATGAGTAGGTTCATCACAATATCCAGCGCGTCACCAGATCCGTAGTCGCAATTTTCAAGTACAAAGTGATGGGTTTTGAGTACGTGTTTGAGCCGGGATTCAAAACTGCCTGCCGGCGAATCGTGCCCCAATGTGCCAGCCCTTCCGCTCGAAACGGCATGCTTTTGGGCAGCTCTGCGCAGAATTTCATCGGGCTTAAGAGCGGGTAAATCACGAACCTCCTTCAGGTCGCGCTCCAGGCTTTTTACATAGCTGCTTGCAGCCATTTCATTCTCACGGATGTAAGGTGCGGCGATGGAGTCCCAAAACACAGTGCCATTATGCCTGGCAAGGTTCATAATGAGAATCACTTTTTGTTCTTCCTTACTATGGGATGCGTCGTTTTTCGCCGTGTGCAATGCGCTAACCTCCGACTTCGAGTATCCCGGAAAGATGTCCTGTGCAATGCTACCTCCCGCTGTAGCCAGGAGCAAAATCCATGCAGCGCTAATATGCCTGATACACTTTTTCACCCTTTACCAACGTCATCTGCACCTCAATATTTTTGAAGTCAAATGCAGAAGCAGTCATAAGGTCGCGGTTCAGTATCACCACGTCGGCCATTTTACCGGGCTCCAGGCTTCCGCGTCTGTTTTCCTCAAAGTTGGCAATGGCCGCCCACATGGTCATTCCCATCAGGGTGTGTTCGCGGCTCAAAGCGTCTTCCATCTGAAAACCGCCCTCAGGCCTGCCGTCCGGGGTTGTTCGAAAAACCGCCGCGAAAAAAGTCTGCAGTGGGTCAATACCTTCTATAGGAAAATCAGTGCCCAGCGGAACCATTCCCAATTGTTGCCTCAAGGTTTCCAAACGGTATGAATCGCCGATGCGTTCACCCAGCCGGTCTACAGCCCAAAACATATCCGACGTTGCATGTGTGGGCTGCATGGAGGGAATGATACTGTATTGGCCAAATTTCTCAATATCATTGGGGTGCACTACCTGTGCATGT
This DNA window, taken from Cryomorphaceae bacterium, encodes the following:
- a CDS encoding copper resistance protein NlpE, with the protein product MRFSAFVFMILLVGCGIEPSEPSVRHFSVSDRPDPAHNSRNSLDYWGVYQGTVPCADCEGIEMTLVLHENDTYERFLKYLGKGDSQLIEQRGSFEWDDAGGAITLEERHGSTKYKVGETSLLQLDTEGEIITGDLANMYILEKK
- a CDS encoding CAP domain-containing protein — protein: MKKCIRHISAAWILLLATAGGSIAQDIFPGYSKSEVSALHTAKNDASHSKEEQKVILIMNLARHNGTVFWDSIAAPYIRENEMAASSYVKSLERDLKEVRDLPALKPDEILRRAAQKHAVSSGRAGTLGHDSPAGSFESRLKHVLKTHHFVLENCDYGSGDALDIVMNLLIDEGIPGVGHRKNIFHPDTDAVGVSIAPHKSYDHNCVQVFGQLKSP